The following proteins come from a genomic window of Streptomyces sp. NBC_01716:
- a CDS encoding GlxA family transcriptional regulator, which translates to MERGDRGEQLLSGDAKIVVAILAVPRLYALDVSIPAHVFGQHAGYQVIVCGEDDFESADASGESSPYVDVAADIRPTHSLADMERADIVLIPGYEDPHRPIPESYLKALRASVERGARIVAVCTGVFALAATGTLSGKTATTYWKYTDLLRTTHPGVDVVENRLFVEDGAILTSAGAGAGLDVCLHVVQTDFGVAAADEVAKDVVATPARTANEPQYADTISPSRDDLRATRDWVIRNIGSPITVQQMADRSLLSRRTFIRRFAHETGMPPMHWVALQRLTGARRLLEESDWSVERIAGATGFGTAANFRSIFRREVGVTPTGYRKLHTRSRQHSR; encoded by the coding sequence GTGGAACGCGGAGACAGGGGAGAGCAATTGCTGTCCGGAGATGCCAAGATAGTTGTCGCCATCCTTGCGGTACCGCGACTGTATGCGCTGGACGTCAGTATTCCGGCGCATGTCTTCGGTCAGCACGCCGGCTATCAGGTGATCGTGTGCGGAGAAGACGACTTCGAATCCGCCGACGCTTCGGGCGAAAGCTCGCCGTACGTCGATGTCGCCGCCGACATCAGGCCGACCCACTCGCTGGCCGATATGGAGCGCGCCGATATTGTCTTGATTCCCGGCTATGAGGACCCGCATCGCCCGATCCCGGAAAGCTATCTCAAGGCACTGCGCGCTTCCGTCGAGCGAGGTGCGCGTATCGTCGCCGTCTGTACCGGGGTTTTCGCGCTGGCGGCCACCGGGACGCTGAGCGGAAAAACAGCGACGACTTATTGGAAATATACCGATCTTCTTCGGACGACGCACCCCGGGGTCGATGTCGTCGAGAATCGGTTGTTCGTGGAGGACGGGGCGATTCTGACGTCCGCCGGCGCGGGCGCGGGACTTGATGTGTGTCTTCATGTCGTCCAGACCGACTTCGGTGTCGCCGCCGCCGACGAGGTGGCGAAGGATGTGGTCGCCACTCCCGCCCGTACCGCGAACGAGCCGCAGTACGCGGACACGATCAGCCCTTCTCGCGACGATCTGCGTGCGACACGGGACTGGGTGATCAGGAACATCGGTTCGCCGATCACGGTCCAGCAGATGGCGGACCGCAGTCTGCTTTCGCGCAGAACCTTCATCCGCCGTTTCGCACATGAGACAGGCATGCCTCCCATGCACTGGGTCGCACTGCAGAGGCTGACCGGTGCGCGACGGCTCCTTGAGGAGTCCGACTGGTCGGTGGAGAGGATCGCCGGCGCGACGGGTTTCGGCACGGCCGCGAATTTTCGGAGCATCTTCCGGCGGGAAGTGGGCGTGACCCCGACCGGCTACCGGAAGCTGCACACCCGGAGCCGTCAGCACAGTCGTTGA
- a CDS encoding dihydrolipoyl dehydrogenase family protein — translation MTETTQSQGSTTYDVVVLGAGPIGQNVTDRARAAGLTVAVVERELVGGECSYWACVPSKALLRPVIAVSDTRRVDGARQAVSGTIDTGRVFARRNRYVTDWDDSGQAEGVKSMGADLFRGHGRIDGPRRVTVTRDDGAHLTLTARHAVAVATGSRPALPDVPGLEESRPWTNRQGTDSSAVPARLAIVGGGGVGVEMATLWQGLGSRVTLLARRRLIPRMEPFAGELVAGSLTDAGVDVRTGVELTALRRPDPRGPVTLTLDDGGELEGDEVMLATGRAPNTDDIGLDTVGLTPGAWLDVDTTCLVRGADGGWLYALGDVNHRALLTHQGKYQGRTAGDAMGARAAGRPLDDAPWGDHATTADQHAVPQVFFTDPEAAAVGLTAQQAADAGHRVKAVDVDFNAAQGANLHADGYQGHARMVVDLDRDVLLGVTFVGPGVSELLHSATVAVAAEVPLKRLRHAIACFPAVSEIWLFLLAAHHRERA, via the coding sequence ATGACTGAGACAACCCAGAGCCAAGGCAGTACCACCTACGACGTGGTCGTCCTCGGCGCCGGTCCCATCGGCCAGAACGTCACCGATCGCGCCCGCGCCGCCGGTCTCACCGTGGCCGTCGTGGAGCGTGAACTCGTCGGCGGCGAGTGTTCCTACTGGGCCTGCGTGCCCAGCAAGGCGCTCCTGCGGCCGGTGATCGCGGTCTCCGACACCCGCCGCGTCGACGGTGCGCGGCAGGCCGTCAGCGGCACGATCGACACGGGCCGGGTCTTCGCCCGCCGTAACCGCTACGTCACCGACTGGGACGACTCCGGGCAGGCCGAAGGGGTCAAGTCCATGGGCGCCGACCTCTTCCGCGGCCACGGCCGGATCGACGGCCCCCGCCGCGTCACGGTCACCCGCGACGACGGCGCACACCTCACCCTCACCGCCCGGCACGCGGTCGCCGTCGCCACCGGCAGCCGGCCTGCCCTGCCCGACGTCCCCGGCCTTGAGGAATCCCGGCCCTGGACGAACCGGCAGGGCACGGACTCCAGCGCCGTGCCCGCCCGGCTCGCCATCGTCGGGGGCGGCGGGGTCGGTGTCGAGATGGCCACCCTCTGGCAGGGGCTGGGCTCCCGGGTCACCCTGCTGGCCCGCCGTCGTCTCATCCCCCGTATGGAACCCTTCGCGGGCGAACTGGTCGCGGGTAGCCTCACCGACGCCGGCGTCGACGTACGCACCGGCGTGGAGCTCACCGCGCTGCGCCGGCCGGATCCCCGGGGGCCCGTGACGCTCACCCTCGACGACGGCGGCGAACTGGAGGGCGACGAGGTCATGTTGGCCACCGGCCGCGCGCCCAACACCGACGACATCGGCCTCGACACGGTCGGTCTCACGCCCGGCGCCTGGCTGGACGTGGACACCACGTGCCTGGTCCGTGGCGCCGACGGCGGGTGGCTGTACGCGCTCGGCGACGTCAACCACCGCGCCCTTCTCACCCACCAGGGCAAGTACCAGGGCCGGACCGCGGGCGACGCCATGGGCGCGCGTGCCGCCGGCCGCCCCCTGGACGACGCGCCGTGGGGCGACCACGCCACCACCGCGGACCAACACGCCGTGCCCCAGGTCTTCTTCACCGACCCCGAAGCCGCCGCGGTCGGTCTGACCGCCCAGCAGGCGGCCGACGCCGGTCACCGCGTCAAGGCCGTCGACGTCGACTTCAACGCCGCGCAGGGCGCCAACCTCCATGCCGACGGCTACCAGGGCCACGCCCGGATGGTGGTCGACCTCGACCGGGACGTCCTCCTCGGAGTGACCTTCGTGGGCCCGGGGGTCAGCGAACTGCTCCACTCGGCGACCGTCGCCGTCGCCGCGGAGGTCCCGCTCAAACGGCTGAGGCACGCCATCGCCTGCTTCCCGGCGGTCAGCGAGATCTGGCTCTTCCTCCTCGCGGCCCACCACCGCGAACGCGCCTGA
- a CDS encoding class F sortase — MSPARVARLTTVVPAVLAVLLTGCSSVPGTASEDSAARTGSASPRTPAAVGRPAAPVEVEIPSIGVRSSLMELGLNTDGTVEVPPPDKGMTAGWYTGGAAPGEAGAAVIIGHNDTRFGRAVFHDLKKVTKGADIVVGNSLGESARFTVTGSESVSKDSFPTDKVYGPTREHALRLITCDGEFDAEGHPVNNLIVYATLD; from the coding sequence GTGTCCCCTGCCCGCGTCGCCCGCCTCACCACCGTCGTACCCGCGGTCCTTGCCGTGCTGCTGACCGGCTGCTCGTCCGTACCCGGCACGGCCTCCGAGGACTCGGCCGCCCGCACCGGATCCGCTTCTCCCCGTACTCCGGCGGCGGTTGGACGGCCCGCGGCTCCGGTGGAGGTAGAGATCCCCTCCATCGGCGTGCGGAGTTCACTGATGGAGCTGGGTCTCAACACCGACGGTACGGTCGAAGTGCCGCCGCCCGACAAGGGCATGACCGCCGGCTGGTACACCGGCGGTGCCGCGCCCGGTGAGGCCGGCGCCGCCGTCATCATCGGCCACAACGACACCCGGTTCGGCAGGGCCGTCTTCCACGACCTCAAGAAGGTCACCAAAGGCGCGGACATCGTGGTCGGCAACAGCCTCGGGGAGTCCGCGCGGTTCACCGTCACGGGCTCCGAGAGCGTCAGCAAGGATTCCTTCCCCACCGACAAGGTCTACGGCCCGACACGGGAGCACGCCCTGCGACTGATCACCTGTGACGGTGAGTTCGACGCCGAGGGCCACCCGGTGAACAACCTGATCGTCTACGCGACGCTGGACTGA
- a CDS encoding response regulator transcription factor: MRANIVVAEDDVKQSELVRRYLEHEGHTVTVVGDGRAALEEVRRGESDLLVLDVMMPRTDGLDVVRILRAESRDVLVLMLTARSTEDDLLLCLDLGADDYMTKPFSPRELAARVRTLLRRNRRSTGPARAAAPPADDEALSVGTLRIDQARHEVSVGGAPVVCTPGEFRILAAMAMEPERVFTRQRLLEELHGFDKYISDRTVDVHIMNLRKKIEHAPRKPTRLLTVFGVGYKLTDPAKNARHARP, encoded by the coding sequence GTGCGCGCAAACATCGTGGTCGCCGAAGACGACGTGAAACAGTCCGAGTTGGTGCGCCGTTACCTGGAGCACGAGGGACACACGGTCACCGTCGTCGGGGACGGCCGTGCGGCCCTTGAAGAGGTACGGCGCGGGGAATCCGACCTGCTCGTCCTCGACGTGATGATGCCCCGCACCGACGGCCTCGACGTGGTACGGATCCTGCGCGCCGAGTCCCGCGACGTGCTGGTGCTGATGCTGACGGCCCGCAGCACCGAGGACGATCTGCTGCTCTGTCTCGATCTGGGCGCGGACGACTACATGACGAAGCCGTTCAGCCCACGGGAGTTGGCGGCCCGGGTACGTACACTGCTGCGCCGCAACCGACGTTCCACCGGTCCCGCCCGCGCTGCCGCGCCGCCCGCCGACGACGAGGCGCTGTCCGTGGGCACGCTCAGGATCGACCAGGCCCGGCACGAGGTGTCGGTCGGGGGAGCGCCGGTCGTCTGCACCCCCGGCGAGTTCCGCATACTCGCCGCCATGGCCATGGAGCCCGAGCGGGTCTTCACCAGACAGCGGCTCCTGGAGGAACTGCATGGCTTCGACAAGTACATCAGTGATCGCACGGTCGACGTGCACATCATGAATCTGCGCAAGAAGATCGAGCACGCGCCGCGGAAACCGACCCGGCTGCTCACGGTGTTCGGCGTCGGCTACAAACTCACGGACCCCGCGAAGAACGCACGCCATGCCCGGCCCTGA
- a CDS encoding Rid family hydrolase, whose amino-acid sequence MSNADKVERFGVPWEESYGYAQAVKRGDTIYLSGQVAHSGKKLVAPAPVNDDGQVTDFTNMGRQLRQCYANAAELLGRFGASLDDVVEEVLYVVDADAGDAAAGPVRKEAYGRPDPMVASTMIGTSRLAFPELLVEVKFIARV is encoded by the coding sequence ATGAGCAACGCGGACAAGGTCGAAAGGTTCGGAGTCCCCTGGGAGGAGAGTTACGGATACGCCCAGGCGGTCAAGCGCGGCGACACCATCTATCTCTCCGGCCAAGTGGCACACAGCGGAAAGAAACTCGTCGCCCCCGCGCCGGTCAATGACGACGGCCAGGTCACCGATTTCACCAACATGGGCAGGCAGTTGCGCCAGTGCTATGCCAACGCGGCGGAGCTGCTGGGGCGTTTCGGCGCATCGCTGGACGACGTGGTCGAAGAAGTCCTCTACGTCGTGGACGCCGACGCGGGCGACGCCGCGGCGGGCCCGGTCCGCAAGGAAGCCTACGGCCGCCCGGACCCCATGGTGGCGAGCACCATGATCGGCACTTCACGGCTGGCCTTCCCGGAGCTGCTGGTCGAGGTGAAGTTCATCGCCCGGGTCTGA
- a CDS encoding sensor histidine kinase, translated as MPGPEQPLSQPRPQRRWRRLRARARPRPPLRRSLLGRLLTVSVLVASCSVAATAWLAVQTTSGAIRQEQGQDLTSDAKIYDTLLGYAATHPGWAGVEDTVRELAAKSERRIALTTEDRRLLFDSAGDSSAGTASVPPLPAQASAVVDPLSVDTVLVPEAVPAGADRVDPRAVGPFLLPAAERTELRETTARSVACLSAVGIAADMVESPSGRPRIEFVSNDTDRSLELKCLAAESGTTPTEKKALDELDELADACLKRQGRTGVTLNLDLSWDRGRDQAGIAERKPGTGTGVAETPGETPAELSAAEKMLADKKRAAEAAGPQDQVAGAHDSAYDRAIASCVGSARREQLTAYVAAPALLFIDGTDAVGVPGFDLSPANTARIVGVTALVLALTVGASVIAGARLVRPLHALTGAAQRMRDGLDSAPVPVGPDNEIGRLAAAFNDMAVHRARLEEQRKVMVSDVAHELRTPLSNIRGWLEAAQDGLADPDPAFVSSLLEEAVQLQHIIDDLQDLGAADAGALRLHPEPVHAGELLGQVVAAYQGPAETAGVALTVAPAEPGGPGPSLYADPVRLRQAVSNLVSNAVRHTPSGGRVTLRSYVTGAGDEVALEVADTGTGIPAEGVAHVFDRFWRAEKSRNRSTGGSGLGLAIVLKLAEAQGGTAEVVSTEGQGSVFTLRLPAAPPDGQDARPAAP; from the coding sequence ATGCCCGGCCCTGAACAGCCGCTCTCGCAGCCGCGACCGCAGCGCCGGTGGCGGCGTCTGCGAGCACGTGCCAGGCCGCGCCCGCCGCTTCGCAGGAGTCTGCTCGGCAGACTGCTGACCGTGTCCGTACTGGTGGCCTCGTGCTCGGTCGCCGCCACCGCCTGGCTCGCGGTCCAGACGACCTCCGGGGCGATCCGCCAGGAGCAGGGGCAGGACCTCACCTCCGACGCGAAGATCTACGACACGCTGCTGGGGTACGCGGCAACTCACCCCGGCTGGGCGGGAGTCGAGGACACCGTGCGCGAACTGGCCGCCAAGTCCGAACGCCGGATCGCGCTGACCACCGAGGACCGGCGCCTTCTCTTCGACTCGGCGGGCGATTCCTCCGCCGGTACGGCCTCTGTCCCGCCCCTGCCCGCCCAGGCTTCGGCGGTTGTCGACCCGCTGTCCGTCGACACCGTGCTGGTGCCCGAGGCCGTGCCCGCAGGTGCGGACCGTGTCGATCCACGGGCGGTGGGCCCCTTCCTGCTCCCCGCGGCGGAACGTACCGAACTGCGGGAGACCACCGCCAGGAGCGTCGCGTGCCTGAGCGCGGTGGGCATCGCCGCAGACATGGTCGAGAGCCCGAGCGGGCGGCCCCGTATCGAGTTCGTCAGCAACGACACCGACCGCTCCCTGGAACTCAAGTGCCTGGCAGCCGAGTCGGGCACCACCCCGACCGAGAAGAAGGCCCTCGACGAGCTCGACGAACTGGCCGACGCCTGCCTGAAACGCCAGGGGCGTACGGGCGTGACCCTGAACCTGGACCTGTCCTGGGACCGGGGCCGCGACCAGGCGGGGATCGCCGAGCGGAAACCCGGCACCGGCACCGGCGTTGCCGAAACGCCGGGCGAAACACCGGCCGAACTGTCCGCCGCCGAGAAGATGCTGGCCGACAAGAAGAGGGCGGCCGAGGCCGCCGGCCCTCAGGACCAGGTGGCCGGAGCCCACGACAGCGCGTACGACCGGGCCATCGCCTCCTGCGTCGGCAGTGCCCGCCGCGAGCAGCTCACGGCCTATGTCGCCGCGCCCGCACTGCTGTTCATCGACGGCACCGACGCCGTCGGCGTGCCCGGCTTCGACCTCTCACCGGCCAACACCGCACGCATCGTCGGCGTCACGGCCCTCGTCCTGGCTCTCACCGTGGGTGCCTCGGTGATCGCCGGAGCCCGGCTCGTACGGCCCCTGCACGCTCTCACCGGCGCCGCACAGCGGATGCGGGACGGCCTGGACTCCGCACCGGTTCCGGTCGGCCCGGACAACGAGATCGGACGGCTGGCCGCCGCCTTCAACGACATGGCCGTACACCGCGCCCGGCTCGAAGAACAGCGCAAGGTGATGGTCAGCGATGTCGCCCACGAGTTGCGTACGCCGCTGAGCAACATCCGCGGCTGGCTGGAGGCGGCACAGGACGGACTGGCCGACCCCGACCCGGCGTTCGTCTCCTCCCTCCTGGAAGAGGCGGTGCAGCTCCAGCACATCATCGACGATCTCCAGGACCTGGGGGCGGCGGACGCGGGCGCGCTGCGCCTGCATCCGGAGCCGGTGCACGCCGGCGAACTCCTCGGCCAGGTGGTCGCGGCGTACCAGGGCCCGGCGGAGACCGCCGGGGTCGCGCTCACGGTCGCCCCGGCGGAGCCCGGCGGCCCCGGGCCGTCGCTGTACGCCGACCCCGTTCGGCTGCGCCAGGCCGTCAGCAATCTCGTCTCCAACGCCGTACGTCACACGCCGTCCGGGGGCCGGGTGACGTTGCGTTCGTACGTGACCGGTGCCGGGGACGAGGTGGCGCTGGAGGTGGCCGACACCGGCACGGGCATCCCGGCGGAGGGCGTCGCCCATGTGTTCGACCGCTTCTGGCGGGCGGAGAAGTCCCGCAACCGGAGCACCGGCGGCAGCGGCCTCGGCCTGGCGATCGTGCTCAAGCTCGCGGAGGCGCAGGGCGGTACGGCGGAGGTCGTGAGCACGGAGGGGCAGGGGTCGGTCTTCACCCTGCGGCTGCCGGCCGCGCCCCCGGACGGCCAGGACGCTCGCCCCGCCGCTCCCTGA